The DNA region ggccccgctccccaggccgcccggccccgctccccaggccgcccggccccgctccccaggccgcccggccccgctccccaggccgcccggccccgctccccaggccgcccggccccgctccccaggccGCCCGGTGATGGCTGCAGGCCGCCGCGCACCTACCGGCACccccctgggagcagcagcgcGGGGTCCCCGACGCAGCCATGACAGCAGCGCGCAGCTCCCTCAGCATTCAAAAGCACGAACGGCCGCCGCCACGCGCCCCGGGCGGCCAATCACCTCCTCCCGCTCGGGGCTCGCTCAGCCAATCAGGGAGCAGGCGCCCTGCCGTTGGCCGGTGCGTTGGGGGGGGCGGTGCGGCGGCACTGTGCGCATGCGCGGGCTGcgcgcggcccggcgggggcggggttGCGGTTGCGCAGTCGTCGCCCATGTCGGCTCCCTTCGAGGAGCGGAGCGGGGTGGTGCCCTGCGGGACGCCCTGGGGCCGCTGGTACCAGACCCTGGAGGAGGTGTTCATCGAGGTGCAGGTGCCGCCGGGCACCCGCGCTAAGGACGTgcgctgcagcctgcagagccgGCACATCGCGCTATCCGTGCGGGACCGGGAGGTGCTGCAGGTACGGGCCGCGGGCACCTGAGGCGCAGTGGGGGcggaggggcgggggcggcggcggcggcggcggtggggcTTGGCGGTGGCCCGCGGACCACGGCGCTTCCCCCCGCATTTAGATACCTAGCGTTTGATACAAGGGAGCGTTATTAGAGTAGCTTGGTCGGGCTGCACCATCTTTTAAAGGcggggggaaaaataaagaccCCCAACTGTCTGGGTTTGCGTTCTGACGCGGCGGGCGGTGTTGAAGCGCGTTGCTTGGGCCGCTGCAGAAAGCCCAAACAACCCGagcaaaagcagattttcttcagaaaaaagtgGTAGCGAGCAATCTGTTCTTCTGCCTCGCACCACGGCTGCACCTCACTCCTGGCAGAAAGGCTGGCAAGTCCTAAAAATGATATTGTCCTCTGGGAAACAGAAGCCTTTTCGATTAATTGAAGTACCGACACGGTGACAGGtacttttactgttttaaatgcttaattaaaaaagaaaaaaagttgtgtcACAGAAACTTATTCTTTCATAGTTCATGTGCAAGTCTGTACTGGTAGGGCCAGATCAGAAAACAGGAAGGTAGGTTGTTCAATTTGCGCTGGATGCTGAACAGCTTTGCCTGTTTTGTAACTTTGTATATGTGTTTTGCAGGGGAAACTCTTTGACTCTACGATCACTGATGAAGGAACCTGGACGTTAGGTAATAACTTACATCTGAAGTGATGTTATGAGGGCAGTAGAACTCAAGATGCTGTGGAAGAGTTCATCgcctggtttgtttttttggttgggttttttttttttttttttcaaaaggaaagatgaCTTTATTCCCTGCACATAGCTTAGTAAAAAAGGCAACTGTTGTGGTACCAAAGTCCCAGAGATTAACATTAATGGAAAAATGCTATCCCTTGGAAGGCAGTGGTCAGTGGATTACAAATGCTTCCATATAGTGGGAATTTTTTTGCAAACCCTCGTTAAAGCTAGACAAGTATGGTACAGTTATGTGGTCTGTGCCTCTCCATAATTGCTACTTTTCTTAGTTTTTTGTCTCTTAAACATCATATTTTTGGGATAGGTGACAAAACCTACAGTCTGAGAGAATCAAAAAGCAATCTAAAGATCACctacagatgagaaaaaacagctgcTCTGATCATTAAATCATAAATATTGTAAAGCGTTTtgaatattttggggtttggcAGTCATATTTGTGGACTGTGCCTCTCGTTTAATGTTTTCCTATGTACATTTTGTTTCCCGTTCAATATTTAGTCTAAATATTGATCAATAATTTAGTAACTTAAACTAGAAGTGTAAATAAACACTGTGCAGTGAAGCCTACCCTTTGCCAGTATGCAGAtaatcttcaaaatacattttataacgCTGTATTTATTCCGTTAAGTAGAACTAAACATCCTACATGTTAACTTCGAAATTTATGTCCAATATATTGTCTATAGGCATAcaatctgcatttaaataaattgaTTATACTTCCATATGTTGCTAAAACTTAGTTCTGGCTTTTATTGATAATAACTCTGTAAAGCCTGAGCTCAGATCCTTCATTACTGCCTTAGCTCAGGTGTatacattaataaattaaatcttttctcTGTTGTGAGCCTTTCTAACAGGTTAGTCTATATTTGCAATGGAAGTAC from Falco biarmicus isolate bFalBia1 chromosome 8, bFalBia1.pri, whole genome shotgun sequence includes:
- the NUDCD2 gene encoding nudC domain-containing protein 2, which gives rise to MSAPFEERSGVVPCGTPWGRWYQTLEEVFIEVQVPPGTRAKDVRCSLQSRHIALSVRDREVLQGKLFDSTITDEGTWTLEDRKLIRIVLMKTNRDAGNCWTSLLEDEYAADPWVQDQMQRKLTLERFQRENPGFDFSGAEISGNYSKGGPDFSSLEK